The Bombyx mori chromosome 4, ASM3026992v2 region GAGCTGCGACTGCCACAACTTCGTCCTACGGTTAAGGACTGGCCCCATACAAGAGCTCCCAACAGGACTATTGATTGTATAAACTGTATAAGGGATATTGGAGAATATTATagcaaataataatgtgtaattgttttatttttctatagaaTATTATACTGGCAAATTTTTTGGACTGTCTCAAAAGTAAAATGTCTCATTTTCTCGGAATGACTTTAATAATTGAAGGTGTGGATAACGTAAGACACCAAGTAAGTgtagttgttattattaatagtgAATTATGTTGGTACTTGTATAATAATGCATTCTTTAGTAGGTACGTAATTTGCAAAATAATGCAAAATCGTCCTCATTACCGATtttgcggaccaaatggtaaacagttgacgtcgcccaaaacacgtcatttcgaatcctcccgatctactaacggtgcttttaggtacctcaagcaccggtcaccgttagtccgttcagtgttagcaacttcgccaggtttgagctccgtgagctcacccacttgtccggtaacgctgatatagctgaTCTCAAGGgtgtcagcataggtaggagaaaaaaaaaagagtgcgtCTTATGTGTAAATATGTAACACAAATATTTAGGTATCGTTTCAATCAAACGTTTTTCGTTAGTGTTTCAAAATAATGTTCGTGCTCTTCTCGATTATGAGTATAACTTTCGAGAATGTGTCGATTTAACTGCGATACGATGCGAAAGTAAGATAAATCATTCGTGATGCCAAAATTAGTTCTTTTTACGCACGGTAGAGACGCTGTTTaaatcaaatacattttttcttgATAACGATACGAATAGTTTTTCAATAGTCTTTCGTGCTCGCCCCTCTGGTCACTAAGTATTACTGGATCGACATCGATTTTTTATAAATGCTCTTAGTACTTAGTTCAAACGAGGTTTTTAGGACAAAAGAAATAGGAAAATTTgtcagaataataataattgaatactaaaaaatgtattataatcagtttcatttaaatatacaatCACTGTCGactcaaaaaataaaatcagcaTCTTTATAACTATAAAATACCAAATTCCAAAATATAACATtaaagccgaatttacattacgaaattagtggcgtgaaattaatttcgtgacattagttttactaacagtttcacgtgtattttaatactttcgtaatgcatgcattaatttcatgcatggaaattagtttcgtgccctgcgcgattttttggtgaaattaatgtcatgcaactattttcatagtgtaaacgcgacgtgaaactaatgtcgcgaaagggcctgcgctgtgcggacgtgtgtattgttagttccgACGCGCTTCAAGcattgaaaatggcaaaccaatgatggagtacagaaaaaaatatagatcttattaatgaatatcaatgacaagggtcccgaaacacctatagtaaaaaatcaaaattatcttcactcattcgaaaatagtttttataactctcaggatcttcatctgctaattcagagacttaacttcattgcacctaaataccttcttgttgaccatcctcgaatctaccaactttttttttcttgatagtctttttttaagtttataggtatataaacatttctttagctacattgaatatagcaaattatagctttgatgctgaaggcgccatggttactgcgatactgttgatttcgcgacactatttttttaacgaattactttcgcatatatcgaaactactttcgtgaaactgagctcaacatgcatgacactaatttcgtaatgtaaactcggcattACGATTTATTTCAGAGTATCGTAAACATGTCTGAAACGCAAGCTGTTAGTTTATGCACTCCGACACAGGAAGTTTAATCGGAAGTGAATTATGTGTTGTACAGCTAATTCGTAATGGTTTTTATAGGGACTAGTATTAACTTTAACGTAATTAGCATCtacttaattttctttttgaacAATTGATACACCGCTGTTGGATTCCTAACTTGTAAGAAATACGATACGAATAgctcaataatatatttatagataaaattataaaaacgcaaaacaaatgttaaaaataatttctgtATTTGTAATTAGCGTGCGTACTTCAAAGagcattacatatttttttaatacttctgGCGTTTTATTTCAACATGTATATTGTTACGCCCAAccgatattaaaattaaaataaaacaaacaattttaaaattgtgttatgtcattattattttcaattatatttataattatatttatttatagacgAATCaagaattaaaactatttttattggtCTGTGGTAGCAAGATTTTCGGCTAAGTTGGTATTAAGCGGTTAATAGGCCCATAGACACCCAAAACATGAAAGATGGCGCCAATCTCAAGACAATGCAGTTTATTAATCCTCTCGACGATCCTATTCATTCAAACCTTAACGCTTGGCTGTTTGCGAAATAGAACAGGACCGCGGCGTCGACctatgcgggctcacaaaacggCCTACCAAACAAAGTACGAACAATTTTGGcggtctgtgtgcttagtgcagttttttaatgttctcgataacgtaaaagttagcttatatttttgtatgggctgggatcgtttgcgtacgtttgccgttagggacgctgttccaactgcatacagaattgggctaacttttacgctatcgagaacgttaaaaaactcgcactaagcacgcggATTTTCATTTTACGAAGGAACGAATCATACCTTCACCGTATGTATCATAATTTCTAATTCTTGCGTTTtatcagtttatttatttattaaaataatagctATCATAACCATGTCAtactttagttttataaaatactCCTCTCCCAATTACTTTATGTTAActgaattttaaaatcaatggcGCAGCGTTTCGTTGCACGTTGGTGAGGAAACCCTAACTATATTTTGTCTTGGAGTCAGCGACGACTGTCCTACGGACTGATTGAAAAATCTCACTACGGATGGTGATAAATTACGATCAGTGTAGTGAGGTGATGATCTCATGCTCTGAAACAAAGTAAGTATTgattattacattaataaaaactTGATAACATTAAGAATATGATACACGAGTACATAACATGTACATACGTACATGTCAGAAATTAAGCTAAGGTGGGCTATATTATTGTTGGCATCTCCTTTGTGGTTATCCAAAGAGACTCAAAAATCAAGTGGCTACATGAGTTTATTTCTCGAAATAATTTGGTAGGACATTATATTGTACGATTTGTTACGATGAAACAAAAATTCAGATTTTTATGAGTAGGTACTAGCTTTAAGATCGTAACATGATTATTTACACTACTTAATCATACtatcgaaaatttcaaaattctaCATGAGCTTGACCGCGGGACACAGCTAGATCAGATCATTGATATACTAATTTCTCATGAATATAATTTCACAAAGTAATGAATGTTAGTCATCCGTGAGCTTAGGTTTCGGCATTTGCGGTGCAGTGCGGTGTCTATTAATAAGTTGTCGTATAGGCTCCAATAATCGCTACGCAAATGGCTGTGTAGATTCTTGTCTAAGCTAGATAATTATTTGAGAACTCTAATGATTTTTGCGTACCGGTCTACTAGTTCTTGAAGTGGTACTAGGTGAAATTGTATTCAAGGTAGGTTCTTGCTGTAATATGTTTCTTGGAGAATTCGGAACTGCACTGTTGGTATTTGTCGAGGATCTCTGCAAGCTAAGTGAAGCGTCACGATCCGCTGAATTGATACTGCACGTGTTATTTTGTTGTGAAGTGTTCCTCGAGTTTATTGGACGCGTAGTAATTATTAGTGGTCTATTAACTTCGTTTTCGGGAAAATGACTTGATCCCGGTGCCTCTAACCAATTCGATACTTTATAGCCTTTTGCCAATTGGTCAAGGGTTTTTCCTGtaacagagttttttttttttttttttttattgcttagatgagtggacgagctcacagcccacccggtcttaagtggttactggagcccgtagacatctacaatgtaaatgcgccacccaccttgagatataagttctaaggtctcaagtatagttacaacggttgccccaccggttcaaaccgaaacgcattattgcttcacggcagaaataagcagggtggtggtacttacccgcgtggactcacaagaggtcctaccaccagtagttgcGTTGGTTGTGTAATGAATGTGAATGTTGACAAATCaggataaaatttaaacttattcACCTGTTAGAGACGTCGGTACATGTACGTTACATCGTCCCGtagccaatattttttttaatgctacaACATTTTTAAACACAATTGCTACTGCAGCTCCGTCTGCTAGTTGTGAAGAATCACAATATGAAAGTAAAAATATCCAATTATCAGTATTCCAGTGCTTTCCAGAAAATACAGCAAGCTGTAACGTAGAAGCccctgaaaaaaaattatattaggtTGTGAGGTAACCACAAATGTCATAGAAATAATACCCTTGAAATGTTGTCTTGAAAAACCGTGGATGTACGTATCAATATATACGTATAATTGATACTTAAATCTGTTTTATACCTATCTGCTTTCATAATTCTTAAGTTTTGCATTTATTGAAAACCATATTAAATTCTACTATAAGAAATCAGTTATAGATTTTCGAAGCAcagctataaaaatataacccATATTATCTAGAATAAcaccaacaaatttaatttaaaaatgcattTCAAGTTTGTTTAtagtaagttattttattttgttgataaaaaaaactgaccTGTTCCACTCAATAAATGAGGATCTGCACCAAATTGAATAAACAATTTTACCACAGCAAACAATCCATGTCGAGCAGCCAACCTTATTGGCCACCCACCTTTGTAGTTTGGATTTAAGCCAGATCGGAGAAATTCAATTATGCCGTCAATATTATCATGTATTATTAGGTCTCTTATTGTACTACTACACACGTCCATGTTTCAGGGGGCTTCTTAAAAAAGGGTTAAATTCAACttttagataaaatataatttcattttattcgttAAAATGGCCTACgagaaaaacaatatattttataagtacctacaaaattttaaaaatactataatctacttaataacatataaatattactatTAATATAGATAGGTATCCCAGAATgaagcaagggcggatccagctttggcgccaggagggggtcacatagtcaaatttagatgcgttcgttcccaaacgtttgccattatacaaagttattatattatattaaattaattaaatattgaaggtatgtagttacataaaatctatggtgacaaaatatataaataaaatcattatattcaattagtggtccacctaagtcctggaactagctcagggtgtggacatgacccccatgaccccccaccctggatccgccattggaatgaagtcgtcgtggcctacaggataagacgtccggtgcagcggtctagcgatgcaacggtgttcgaatcccgcaggctggtaccaacttttctaaagaaatacgtacttagcaaacgttcacgattgacttccacggtgaagaaataatatcgtgtaataaaaaacgaatccgcaaaattataatttgcgtaattactggtgataggacgttttgtgagtccgcacgggttggtaccaccaacttgcctatttctgccgtgaagcagtaatgcgtttcggtttgaaggttagggcagcctttgtactgtaaaaacggagaacTTAGAATTCTTGTCTCAAGGTacctatattaaatatattggttccggtaaccacttaacaccaggtgggccgtgagctcgtctacccacctaagcactaaaaaaaatgcagaagaaaaataaaagtttttgaaCTAGGTATGAGATGTTTAATTTTCCACAGTCTGTCTTAGAGATTTGTTCTAGAAGATGGAATAATGTTGATGCAACAACAAGACCGTCGAGGCAGTTTTTTTGGTCTTCACGCCATCCCGCCATAGACAATTCACTTAGTATTCATTGACGCCGCGTTGTTATTTGGCGTCCATACGTCATGCTTACTGGATGCCGTACTATCAGGTCACCTCACCTCTATTTTCTTGTATTGTCCAAAACGGTTTCTGCCAtttgggttttatttttatgttgctAGGTATGTATAACAAGCTCATCTtgtgttaaatgtttttttttttattggccttgtagacagacgagcatatgatccacctgacggtgagtggttactgtcgtccatggacttcagtaataccattaagtactctccacaagcctcgtttgattAAAGACATGTGACTCTAAGTATCCCAATACTTGTGGAACGTTGCAGGGATACGTCTTTGAATTGCGGTACCATAACAAAGgtgtccttcttcgcagtgaacgcgcaaacttgtgtcttcaatgggttaaACTGAACCAAGTCCAATTCACTTCgaacacaagttttgatcgtctctcttacACCACAATCCGAGAGAAACTCTGATGACCCACATATCGCGTATCctccgtgctgtcatccgcatagcaatgcatgccatcaatatacagcatgtcattgatatacaggatgaaaagcgttgGGAGAGCATCGAACCGTGTACCAGCCATGCCATGTACCATCGAACCAgcattaatggtcatggtatcggagtaGTCACCGCCTAGAACGAccatgatgctccgcccattCAATGGAACCATCCATTGGATCCAAGTGGATGGATCTCtcaaattgtgtgaattgttatatttaatttgtttcttCACGTTTAAGCTTGTAATAACAGTAGCCTATGGACCGTTGGC contains the following coding sequences:
- the LOC101737546 gene encoding uncharacterized protein LOC101737546, which translates into the protein MDVCSSTIRDLIIHDNIDGIIEFLRSGLNPNYKGGWPIRLAARHGLFAVVKLFIQFGADPHLLSGTGASTLQLAVFSGKHWNTDNWIFLLSYCDSSQLADGAAVAIVFKNVVALKKILATGRCNVHVPTSLTGKTLDQLAKGYKVSNWLEAPGSSHFPENEVNRPLIITTRPINSRNTSQQNNTCSINSADRDASLSLQRSSTNTNSAVPNSPRNILQQEPTLNTISPSTTSRTSRPSMRSSPHYTDRNLSPSVVRFFNQSVGQSSLTPRQNIVRVSSPTCNETLRH